The Vibrio toranzoniae sequence TTGTCGAATAGTGACTCCAGAGATTCGAATTCAACCGCGTCACCAAAGGTCTCTTTTAGGTGATGACACACTTGCTGGTTCTCTTCCGTGCTTAACGTACACGTTGAGTAAACCAGAACCCCATTAGGCTTAAGGGCGTGGAATGCGCTCTCAATCAGGTCTTTTTGGGTATCCGCGATGTCGACTACAGATTGATACGTCCAGTTCTTCATCGCATCAGCGTCTTTACGAATAGTTCCTTCGCCAGAGCAGGGCGCGTCTAACAGTACGGCATCAAACTGTTCTGGTAACCAACCACCGAAAACTCGCCCATCAAAATTGCTCAATGCTGTATTACGCACACCACAACGTTCGATGTTGGCGTGAAGGACTTTCACACGGCTTGCGGCGTATTCATTAGCAACCAACACACCTCGGTTATCCATTAAGGCCGCAATTTGAGTTGTTTTAGACCCTGGTGCAGCCGCGGTGTCTAGCACGGCTTGATAATTCTCTTCACCTTGGAATAGAGCTGAAGGAGGCATCATAGAACTGGCTTCTTGGATGTAGAAAAGACCAGACATGTGCTCCGCCGTATTACCTAATGGTGTTTCACTTTCATCGGCTGTGATCCAAAAACCCGTATAGCACCAAGGCACAGGCTCCAGTTCCCAACTCTTATCTTTAGCACGTATGAGGAAGTCTTCAACACTAACTTTCAGGGTGTTGACTCGAATACTTTTACGAAGTGGTTTTTGGCATGACGCAACAAAAGAAGCCATATCTAGATGACTAGGCATGATTGCTTCGATGTGCGTTAGGAATTCTTCTGGAATATATACGTTAGCGTGCAAAAGAGCATCTCGATTTATTGCATTTAATACGGGGAGTTTAAAGCAAAATGAGGTTGCTCTAAACTATATTTACCGGAAACAATCAAAATGCAGCCTACAGGCTGCATTTTGATGAAGAATTAATCTTAGCGCTGTTCTACGGACAACGTTACGGGCGAGGAATCGCCGTTCTCCATGATTTCCAACCGTCTTCTGCGTGAGGATACAAGTAGAAAGATTGATCTTCGCTTGCGATCGGCTGGAGTTCACTCGTTGGCGGAGTGGAAAATGTAATGCCGCCTCTTAATAAACTGTCTACCGTACCGGCTTTAATGTTTGCGCCTGATAATCCAATAGACACATCGACGCCCGACACGTTCCAGAACACGGTGTTTGCGCGAATTAAATAGGCGTAATCAGGCTCAATTTGAATTGTAGAGATGATGCGGTCAGCAAACTCACCCAACTGGACATCGATGACACTACCTATTTCTAACTCTCGGAATAGGATAGGTGTGCCTTCAGAGACCGAGCCTCTCGTTTCGCTTTGTAGCTGGAATATCTTTCCTTCAGGCTGCACTGGGCCTTTGCTTAGATTGAATTTCGTGTTTCTTTCACCTTTTCCCGGCTCTACGTTGATGTGCTTAGAGAGCAGCGCAGAGACGTTTTTGATGCCGTTAAGGCCGATCTCTGGTTCTGCCAACCAAAAGTGACTGTTCGCCACGGCAATTTTGTCTACATATTCAGGTAAGATACGCGCGGTAATTTCAATGCCTCCCTTATTGAAGTTCGGAATTACCAACGTAACCTCACCAACAGTGACACCTTGATATTTAATCGCCATGCCCTTGCTGACTTCTTGATCGCCAGAAGAGGTGATAGTAATAGCACGGCCAAATTTTCTGGCGGATTTGGAATCTTTGTAAAGCTTCCATACATCACCCAGTTTGTTGTCGATACCTGGCAGTGAGTCAAAGGCTATACCGCCCTGAAGGAGGGTTTTAACCGGTGCAGCTTTAATACTAATACCTGAAAGAGAAGCGTCGACCTCAACGCCTGAGCGATTCCAGAAAACGGTGTGTTTATTAAGCAAATGCGTGTAACGATTTTCGATCGTAACTTTGATTCTTACGCCACCATCAGCAAGCTGAAAATCAGAAATGCTACCCACTTGTAAATTACGGTAGAGAAGCGGACTGCCTTTAGATATTGAAGGCAATTCACTCGCGAACAACGAAAGAGTTTTGGAGCCAGACTGATTAAATTTAGCAATTTCGGCTAGAGACTTACTTTGAAAAAGCTGGTAGTCAGATCGAGCTTCAGGTTTACCTTCGCTCACAAAACTAATTGAGCCAGTAAGTAGCTGTTTTGCTGGTGGAACCGTAACACTGAAGCCGGATTCGGTTAGCTCTGCAGTGGCACTGCCTGTGACGAAGAAACGATTGTGGCTTTTGATAAGGTGCGCGTATTCATTATCGATTAATGCATCCATGAATACTTCGTGCTTATCAGAGCTCGTACCAACACCATCGACTAATCCTACTTGGATGATAGAGCCGACGGCAATACCTTTGTAAAGTAGTTGAGCGCCCACATCTAAGCCAAATGAATTGTTTGACGTCAGGCGAATTGCCACTGATTTCTCTTGTTCTTGGCTGTATTCGGTTTTACGAATAGCGGTAAATCGACGCGCTTTTTTGCCTTCTCCAGGTACTAAGGTCAAGAAATTACCTGTCACTAAGTTGGCGATGTTTTTCATGCCAGTAAGAGATAGTTCGGCTTCTTCAAGAACGAATTTACTGCCACTATTTAAGAAATCGCTGAATGCTGGTTGTATTGCCGCAGATGCAACAACGTTTTCACGACCTTCACTCAAGGACAAGTCGGTAACTTGACCGATTTCAATACCTCGGTACATGATAGGAGCACCCGTCGAACTGATCTTGTTGTCATCAGGTACCGCGATCTTTATTGAGATACCACGTCCTGCAGTCTTTAAATCAGGATAGAGTTTGAACTTGGTGTTCATTTTGACGGGTTGGCCGTCTCCTGGAGAATCGACCGCAATAGAACCACCAAGAAGGGCACTCAAGCTTTCTAAGCGAACGTCAACACCAGAAAAACCAATACTGGCGCCTAAGCCGCTCACGTTCCAAAAGCGGCTTTGGTCTGTGATGATATGGCTATACTCATCTTTGATCGCAGCTTGAATGGTGACAGATTTGGCATTTTTATTGAGTTGGTAATTGTAGACCTCGCCAATTGGGATTTTTCGGTACACGATCTGAGAACCAACAGATACACCACCAAGATCTTCTGTCGTTAGTGAGATATTCAGTCCTTCTGATGCTAATAAATCTGAAGGGGAAGAGTCTAATGCGTAAAACACGGTTTCTGGCTCTTCTTTTGTTTCACTAGGGTGAATCGCGATATAGTTGCCTGAAACTAGCGCGTCTAAACCCGATATACCCGACAAGCTCGCTGTTGGCTTCACCAACCAGAAACGAGTGCCTTTTGATAAGAGTTGTTGTGCTTCAGGGTAAATGTCGGCATCGACGTAAATGCTAGACAAATCCTTGGATAGAGTTATGTCTCGCACCATACCCACCTCTAAACCTTGGTAGCGAATAGTGGTTCGACCTGCCACTAAGCCAGCAGCATCCGAGAAGTAAATTTGCACACGTTGTCCTGCATCGTGTATTGACTTCATGACCAGCCAACCAGCCAGAACGACGGTTAAAATTGGTAGAATCCATAAAGGAGAAATACCTTTATTTTTTCTCACTTCTGGTGAATATGATGTTTGTGATTGGTTATCGTTGTTCATTCACTGACTCATCTTTAGAGGTGTAGTTATCCCAAATTAGCCTAGGATCTAAACTTTCGGCTGCTAACATCGTAAGCACGACAACGAAGCCAAAAGCGATAGCACCATAACCTGGTGTAAAGTTTAAAATTTGTCCACGGTCGATCAAGGTCATCATGATCGAAATGACGAATAAGTCCATTACGGACCATTTACCCACCCATTTTACTATGAAATAAATCGTCATACGCTGCCTGTGGTAGACCGCGCGTTTCATTTGGATACAAATTAAGATGTAAGTGAGGCCGAGTATTTTGGCAACTGGCACTACGATACTTGCAATAAATATGATCGCGGCGATGCCATACATATCACTATTAACTAAAGACGCAACTCCAGAAATAATGGTGTCTTCAAGCCTTTGGCCGTTCGTTATAAGTATCGATATCGGGATAATGTTGGCCGGTATAATTGCGATTGTAGCCGCGAATAACAGTGACCAAGTCTTGTATATAGAGTAGGGCTTGCGATGATATAAGGCGTGGTGACACCGTACGCACACATGTCCATCAGGTTGAGACATGTGGCAGTTGTGGCAATGAACTTTCTTACTGTCAGGGAAAGAGTAGTCCGACTCTTTAGTCCACGCTTCCCAGTAGCGTCGAACGCTGATACGACTTACCAGTAAGACACTGAACAGTTGCAATAAGAGCAAACCTGCCAAGCCTGGGCCGACAAATATGTCTGAATAATCTTGGAGCTTGAAGCATGAGACCGCCACACTCACTAAAAATACATCTAACATCATCCAATGTTTAAGGGTTTGGACAATAGTGAGTGCGTAACGAAACGGAGTGAAAAGTCTGAAGCGAAGCGATAAGTGGGTGACCAGAACAGAGCAGCAGACAAGTAAAGGAGCAATAGAACTACAGAATAGGATAAGTAAGCCAAGTAAAGGGAAGCCTTCGCTCATCAACGTAAATACACCGGATGGCAGAGTCGCAGGTATCATTACTCCAATCAGACGGATACTAATGAAATCAAAAAAGTGAGAGGGGATAAATAGCAGCAAGCACGTGAGAGCAATAGCTAAATTTCCAGAGAGACTTGGTGTTCCACCACGATATAACTGAGTGCCACATCTTGGACAATACGCTGATTTCCCTTGTGATATCTCCACTTTATCAACAGGAAGCTCGCAGCCTTGGCACAGTCTTACGTCACTGTTATCGCACAAGTGTTTACTTAATAGATGGCCTGTCGTTGGCCTATCTGATGATGGATTGTTGGTAGAGGAGGTCACATGACCTCCGAAGTTAGAACGTAAGTCAGGCCATTAACCTGACTTAAATGTATAGGGCCGCGTACATCAGGCGTGCGATTGCACACTGCCATAAAGTGTTTGATATAGTCCTTGTTGTTCAACCAATTCACCATGTGTTCCCGTCTGTGTGACTTGCCCATCTTCTAAAACATAGATTAGATCGGCCTGTTTCACCGCTGATAATCGATGAGCCACTATCAAAGTTGTGCGATCTTTCAAAAACTCGCTTAGCGCTTTATGCAGCGCTGACTCTGTTGCTGTATCGAGTGCAGATGTCGCCTCATCAAGAATAACAAACTTGGGGTTACTCAGTACCATGCGGGCGATTGCTAAGCGCTGTCGTTGACCGCCAGACAGTCGAACGCCATTCCTACCAATTGGAGTATCCAAACCATTATTCAGTTGCTTGATAACATCTTGCATTTGAGCGACTTCAAGTGCACGCCACAGTGACATTTCGTCGTATTCTGCACCAAGGGTCAGATTATGCCTTAATGTATCGTTAAAGAGTATAGGTTGCTGTAAAACAACGGCAATTTGATTGCGAATCACATCAAAGCTGATGTCGTCGCTCGTTTCACCGTTATAGCGTATACAGCCAGAGTCCGCTTGATAAACCCCAATTAACAACTGGATCAACGTTGATTTACCACCACCACTGGCACCCACCAAAGCGACTTTCTTACCAGCCGGAATACGCAGTGATAGTTTATTTAAAACAGTGTTTTCTAACGTGTAAGAGAAGGTAACGTTTTCGATGTCGACTGTCACTTCCTCATGTTCATTAAACGGGTTTACTTTACTAATCGGACGTTTTTCTTCCTCTAACATCAAAAGCTCATTGATACGATGTAATGCTGCTTTCGCGCTATACCAAGAGAATTGAATCCCTAATAACTCCTGCACAGGGCCCAGCATGAACCATAAATAGCCGAATACCGCAAAAATTTGACCGATAGTTAGGTCGCTAAATAGCACCATCAGCATCGCGACTGCGCGGAACAGTTCAAAACCTAGTAGAAAGAGTAAGAATGATAAACGACCAGCGGCTTCAGACTGCCACGCGTATTTGTCCGCATCGACTCTTACTTGGTTAGCTTGGGCCTTAAGTTCGTCTAAGAAAATACGCTCTTTATTAGCAGCGCGAAGTTGATAGATGCCGTCTAACGTTTCAACCAACCGATTCTGAAAGCGTTCGAAAGATTGATTCTCGTACTTTTTAAGGTGTTTAACCTTACTGCCTAGTTTACGAGAAAAGTAAATGACAACAGGATTGACCAGTAATATAAACAAGCCAAGACGCCAATCGAGCCACAATAGAACCATCGCAGTCCCTAATACCGTCAAAAAGCTGATCAGAAACTTAGACAGGGTAGAACCAATGAACTGATCGATAGTTTCTATATCTGTTATTAAGTGGGCGTTAATACCGCCGCTGCCTCTAGTTTCGTATTGTCTAATACTGATACGACCAAGCTTATCTATCATCTTACTGCGCATCTGATAGGTGATCGTTTTGGATACCAGTGTAAACTGACGTCCTTGTAGAATATTCAGCGTTTGGCTTGCCGTACGCATGATAATGACTAACAGTAAAGTCAGGGCGATATAGCCAGTCGGTGTCTGTAGCGATGAGGGAAGTAGGTGGTTCATCATTTCTAAGCCAGAAGCGGGCTTATCAAGCAAAACTTCGTCGACCATGAGTGGCATTAGCAAAGGGATAGGAACGCTAATGAGAGTTGCAAAAATGGCAATAATGTTAGCAAACAGTAATTTGGACTTGTGTTTTTTTACTTGAGTTATTAACCAAGAACGGCTAATAGTGTCTTCTGAATTGTTCATTGTAATGAGAATAAGTCCTATTTGGTTTAATGGCCGCATTTTACTGCGTTCTCTTGATAATGGAAGTCTCAATTTAATTGGAAGTTAATATGAAAATAGAACATTACCAACGCTTAACCAAACAAGCTGTTGCATTAATTGAATCAGAAACCGATCTTATTGCTAATCTAGCCAATATCAGCTCATTATTATTCATGGAATTGGATGATCTGAACTGGGCGGGTTTCTATTTAATGAAGCAAACCCCATCTGAGGCACAAGGTGAACTTATACTAGGTCCATTCCAAGGTCAGCCAGCGTGTGTTCGAATTCCAGTAGGGCGTGGTGTATGTGGAACTGCGGTTGCGACAAATACAGTCCAACGTATTCATGATGTTCATGAGTTCGAAGGACATATTGCTTGTGATGCTGCAAGTAACTCAGAAATCGTAATTCCGTTCTCGATTGGTGGAAAAGTCGCGGGCGTTCTAGATATCGATAGCCCAAATGTTGGCCGTTTCTCTCAAATCGACGAGGATGGATTGACATTTTTTATGGAAGAAGTGGAAAAGCTGCTTAATTCGCACGCGAACAAGGTATAAATTATTCTCTTACTGTGGTTTTTCCCAAGCATCTCTTTATAATACGTAAAAATATTTTCTTAATGCTCGCGGAAAACCGCAAAAACCAGGAACCCACATGGAAAACACTGAAAAGTTAAAAAACAGCAAAGAAGTTATCGCATATATTGCTGAATGTTTCCCTAAATGCTTTACTCTAGAAGGTGAAGCTAAACCACTTAAAATTGGTATTTTTCAAGATCTTGCTGAACGTCTAAATGAAGACGAAAAAGTAAGTAAGACTCAGCTTCGTGCAGCGTTAAGACAGTACACATCATCATGGCGTTACCTGCACGGCGTAAAAGCTGGTGCGGAACGTGTTGACCTAGACGGCAACGCGTGTGGCACACTAGAAGAAGAGCATGTAGAACACGCTAAAGCTACACTTGCAGAAAGCAAAGCGAAAGTTCAAGCTCGTCGTAAAGAACAAGCACAAAAAGCTCGTGAAGAAGGCAAAGCAAAACCTAAGGCGAAGAAAGCTCAACAGCCTCGTCGTCAAGCGCCTAAAGCACCAAAAGTCGAAAAGCCTGTTGAAACTCGCGCTTTGAACGCTGACGAATTTATCGCTGGCAAAGAAGTAAATGTGAACATGGGTAAAGGAAACATGGCTGCGACCATTGTTGAAATCAATAAGGAAGATGTGCGTGTTCAGTTAGCAAACGGCCTACAAATGGTTGTTAAAGCGGAGCACTTGCGCGCTTAAAGGAGATACTCCTACGCATGAAATGCCGTTCAAAATTGACATTGATTGCTGCTAGCTTTTGGCTAGCAGCTTCAACTCAGGCTCTCGAAGCCAAATTATCTCAGGACGATTTACCTCTACTCGTTCCTGAGGCCCAACACGAAACTGCTAGTAAACGTGTGACTTCTCGATTTACTCGTTCTCACTACAAACACTTCAATCTCAACGATGATTTCTCTCAAGCTATCTTTAATCGTTATTTAGAGATGCTGGACTATAATCGTAATATCTTCACTCAAGCTGATATTGACTCTTTTTCATCGTCGTCTAAACAAATCGATGACCAATTGAAAGCGGGCAATAACCAGATTGCTTTCGATATTTATAATTTGTCTATGCAGAAGCGTTTTGAACGTTTTCAATATGCATTGTCTTTGCTAGATACTGAGATTAAGTTTGATACCGATGAGAGTATTGAACTCAATCGTAGTGAAGCTGAATGGCCAAAAGATATCGCTGAAGTGAATGAGCTTTGGAGAAAACGCGTTAAATATGATGCGTTGAATCTAAAACTTACAGGTAAAGAGTGGCCAGAGATTCAAGAAGTTTTGGAAAAGCGTTACAACAATGCGATGAAACGTATTACACAATCGCACAATGAAGACGCTTTCCAAATCTACATGAACGCATTCGCACGTGAAGTTGATCCTCACACCAGTTACCTCTCTCCAAGAAATGCAGAACAATTCCAATCAGAGATGAATCTATCTTTGGAAGGTATTGGTGCAGTGCTTCAGATGACTGAGGACTATACCGTTATTCGCTCGTTAGTTGCTGGTGGCCCTGCGTCAAACAGCAAACAATTGAGTGATGGTGACCGTATTGTCGGTGTAGGCCAAGACGGTGAAGAAGTCGTGGATGTTATCGGCTGGCGTTTAGATGATGTAGTGCAACTGATTAAGGGTCCGAAAGGGACTAAAGTTAAGCTACAGATCTTGCCGGAAGGTAACGATGCAAAAAGTCACGTTGTCACAATTGTACGCGATAAGATTCGTTTAGAAGACCGTGCCGTTAAGTCTGAAGTTATCGAGAAAGATGGTAAGAAGATTGGTGTTCTAGAGGTACCAAGTTTCTATGTTGGCCTTTCTAAAGATACCGATAAATTAATCACTGAGCTTAAACAGCAAGGTGTTGAAGGTATTATCGTTGATCTTCGAAACAACGGTGGTGGTGCATTGACTGAAGCAACCGAACTCTCTGGTTTATTTATCAAAGAGGGGCCGATTGTTCAGGTTCGTGATAGCTACGGCCGTGTCAAAGTGAACAGCGATACTGATGGCGAAATCAGTTACCAAGGCCCATTGACGGTCCTGATAAATCGCTACAGTGCTTCAGCATCTGAAATTTTTGCAGCAGCGATGCAAGATTACGGTCGTGCAATCATCCTGGGAGAGAACTCTTTTGGTAAAGGAACGGTACAACAGCATCGCTCTTTGAATCATATCTATGATTTGTTTGATAAAGAGTTGGGCTACGTTCAATATACAATCCAGAAGTTCTACCGAATCAATGGTGGTAGTACGCAAAACAAGGGTGTAGTGCCTGATATTGCTTACCCAACACCGATTGAGTCAGATGATACGGGGGAAAGCGTTGAAGATAATGCTTTGCCTTGGGACAGTATTGATAAAGCTAATTACTCAATGTTACAACGTAATGATGATCAAATCCTCACTTTAACCGCTAAACACCAAGCTCGTGTTGCTTCTGATATGGAGTTTGGCTTTATCGCGCAAGATATTGAAAAATATAAGGCAGATAAAGATGACAACGACCTTTCTCTCAATGAAAAGGTACGTAAGCAAGAAGGTGATGATGTGGAAGCACTTCGTTTAGAGCGTATCAATCAACGCCAAAAAGTTGCTAAATTAGAAGCTTTTAAATCGTTAGACGATGTTCCTAAAGACTATGAAGCTCCAGATGCTTATCTCGACGAGTCTGTATCAATTATGCTGGATATGATCAAGAAATAGATCGGATAGTTACCGGAAGGTAATGATTCAAAAGTGCAATATTTAAAAAGCGAGCCTAGGCTCGCTTTTTTTCCTTAAATTTTACATAATCTTTAAATTTTATCCCTCGCTACTTTGCCAAACCGCCCTCTAATAATCTCGACTAATGTAGATACATTCATGCTAATGATGTGTTACTTATGTTACTTCGTATTTAAAATTTAGTGATCTAGCTCGTGTTTTTTCGCTTTCTATGCATTACGGACCTAAGATTAAAAGAAACGAGGGGGCGATTATGAAATGGATTCTATTATTTTTATCTTGTCTAAGCTTTGTTGCTTTTGGTAGCGAAGTTACTTCAGGCGAACAACAATCAAAAAGTGATAGTAATTTATCCTATTTTGACCTTCCTTTATTGCTTGGTGATTGGTATTTGATGAATCCAGATCCCGAGCAAGGCACTGAAAACTTTAGAGCAATCAAGTTGACTCTTGACTCCAACTACTCATTCTCTATTGATATTCAAAAGAAAGATTACAGTGTCGACCATTGGGAAGGTTTGTATAATGCTAATGAAGACACCATTATTTTGGGTTTGAATACTTCTGAACCCCAGGTTTACGCGTACAGCAGTAATCACAATATGCTGAATCTTAACGGTGTTATGTTCACCAAAGCCTTACCCAACGCCCTGGCTGGAATATGGTCAAGCGCCGAACTGTCTGGAAGCGATTTGCGTGCAAGCAACATTCAAAAAATGGATTTAGTGCTTCAACCCGATTTTATCTTCATGTTCCGAGTGTCCGATGAAGAAGGGGGTGAAGTCATTCGTCGCGGTGTGTATTACACCGAGGGCGACCAATTAGTACTACTTTACGAGAACGGTGAACACGGCACTCGTTACACACTGAACAGTGATGTGTTAACACTTCAAGGCGAAGAGGGAGACATGTTTGCGGTGCTTAATCGTATTCGATAAGTACGAGTTTTAGCCCTAAGATTGAACTCGTTGATAATATGGTTTGTTGCTGGTTTATTAGGCGTTCCTATCTGATTTGATTGATAAAATAGCAAAACATGGAGGCATTTTCTTACAATGCCTCCTTTTTTCAATATTCTCCTTGTTTTATTGGCGCTCAACCTTTAGAAATATACAGTTAAGAATAATTACGTATAACGATCAAAAGGAACCCGTCATGGCACATACACCTCAAGCCAAGTATCGTAAAGATTATCAATCACCATCTCACACTATTTCTGACATCGATCTTACTTTCGATTTGTACGATTCTGCATCCATCATTACCGCTGTTTCTAGTGTTAAGCAGGAGAAAGAAAGCTCGACATTAGTACTTGATGGTGAAGGCTTGAAGTTAGTGTCTGTTTTGGTTGAAGGCAAAGAGTGGACGCAGTACGAGCTGTCTGAAACTCAACTGACGCTGAATGACCTTCCAAAAGAATTCACATTAACGATCGTGACTGAAGTTGATCCTGAGGGGAACAGTGCACTTGAAGGCCTGTACAAATCGGGTGGTGCGTTTTGTACTCAATGTGAAGCTGAAGGCTTCCGTCGCATTACTTACTACATGGATCGCCCGGATGTATTAGCGAAGTTTACAACAACGGTAATCGCAGACAAATCCGAAAATCCATTTCTACTCAGTAATGGTAATCGTGTAGACGAAGGCGAAGCTGAAAATGGCCGTCACTGGGTGAAATGGCAAGACCCACATCCAAAGCCGGCATACCTGTTTGCTTTAGTTGCGGGTGATTTTGACGTACTTCGTGATGCGTACACTACGCAATCAGGTCGTAAAGTTGACCTAGAAAT is a genomic window containing:
- the prc gene encoding carboxy terminal-processing peptidase — encoded protein: MKCRSKLTLIAASFWLAASTQALEAKLSQDDLPLLVPEAQHETASKRVTSRFTRSHYKHFNLNDDFSQAIFNRYLEMLDYNRNIFTQADIDSFSSSSKQIDDQLKAGNNQIAFDIYNLSMQKRFERFQYALSLLDTEIKFDTDESIELNRSEAEWPKDIAEVNELWRKRVKYDALNLKLTGKEWPEIQEVLEKRYNNAMKRITQSHNEDAFQIYMNAFAREVDPHTSYLSPRNAEQFQSEMNLSLEGIGAVLQMTEDYTVIRSLVAGGPASNSKQLSDGDRIVGVGQDGEEVVDVIGWRLDDVVQLIKGPKGTKVKLQILPEGNDAKSHVVTIVRDKIRLEDRAVKSEVIEKDGKKIGVLEVPSFYVGLSKDTDKLITELKQQGVEGIIVDLRNNGGGALTEATELSGLFIKEGPIVQVRDSYGRVKVNSDTDGEISYQGPLTVLINRYSASASEIFAAAMQDYGRAIILGENSFGKGTVQQHRSLNHIYDLFDKELGYVQYTIQKFYRINGGSTQNKGVVPDIAYPTPIESDDTGESVEDNALPWDSIDKANYSMLQRNDDQILTLTAKHQARVASDMEFGFIAQDIEKYKADKDDNDLSLNEKVRKQEGDDVEALRLERINQRQKVAKLEAFKSLDDVPKDYEAPDAYLDESVSIMLDMIKK
- the rsmF gene encoding 16S rRNA (cytosine(1407)-C(5))-methyltransferase RsmF, which translates into the protein MHANVYIPEEFLTHIEAIMPSHLDMASFVASCQKPLRKSIRVNTLKVSVEDFLIRAKDKSWELEPVPWCYTGFWITADESETPLGNTAEHMSGLFYIQEASSMMPPSALFQGEENYQAVLDTAAAPGSKTTQIAALMDNRGVLVANEYAASRVKVLHANIERCGVRNTALSNFDGRVFGGWLPEQFDAVLLDAPCSGEGTIRKDADAMKNWTYQSVVDIADTQKDLIESAFHALKPNGVLVYSTCTLSTEENQQVCHHLKETFGDAVEFESLESLFDNAKATTTEEGFLHIFPQVYDSEGFFVARIRKLASVTPPEVKKRMGKFPFEKASKKTQQEIVEQLLNSLEIELPSDTQVWTREKDVWLFPKALEPMIGEFRFSRMGIKIAETHKKGYRWQHQVATTLATGNESNVVELKIEDAREWFMGRDVRPEGWSGKGEVLVKYNGAIIGLGKWVGNRVKNGLPRELVRDKNLF
- a CDS encoding MlaD family protein, with amino-acid sequence MNNDNQSQTSYSPEVRKNKGISPLWILPILTVVLAGWLVMKSIHDAGQRVQIYFSDAAGLVAGRTTIRYQGLEVGMVRDITLSKDLSSIYVDADIYPEAQQLLSKGTRFWLVKPTASLSGISGLDALVSGNYIAIHPSETKEEPETVFYALDSSPSDLLASEGLNISLTTEDLGGVSVGSQIVYRKIPIGEVYNYQLNKNAKSVTIQAAIKDEYSHIITDQSRFWNVSGLGASIGFSGVDVRLESLSALLGGSIAVDSPGDGQPVKMNTKFKLYPDLKTAGRGISIKIAVPDDNKISSTGAPIMYRGIEIGQVTDLSLSEGRENVVASAAIQPAFSDFLNSGSKFVLEEAELSLTGMKNIANLVTGNFLTLVPGEGKKARRFTAIRKTEYSQEQEKSVAIRLTSNNSFGLDVGAQLLYKGIAVGSIIQVGLVDGVGTSSDKHEVFMDALIDNEYAHLIKSHNRFFVTGSATAELTESGFSVTVPPAKQLLTGSISFVSEGKPEARSDYQLFQSKSLAEIAKFNQSGSKTLSLFASELPSISKGSPLLYRNLQVGSISDFQLADGGVRIKVTIENRYTHLLNKHTVFWNRSGVEVDASLSGISIKAAPVKTLLQGGIAFDSLPGIDNKLGDVWKLYKDSKSARKFGRAITITSSGDQEVSKGMAIKYQGVTVGEVTLVIPNFNKGGIEITARILPEYVDKIAVANSHFWLAEPEIGLNGIKNVSALLSKHINVEPGKGERNTKFNLSKGPVQPEGKIFQLQSETRGSVSEGTPILFRELEIGSVIDVQLGEFADRIISTIQIEPDYAYLIRANTVFWNVSGVDVSIGLSGANIKAGTVDSLLRGGITFSTPPTSELQPIASEDQSFYLYPHAEDGWKSWRTAIPRP
- a CDS encoding GAF domain-containing protein; amino-acid sequence: MKIEHYQRLTKQAVALIESETDLIANLANISSLLFMELDDLNWAGFYLMKQTPSEAQGELILGPFQGQPACVRIPVGRGVCGTAVATNTVQRIHDVHEFEGHIACDAASNSEIVIPFSIGGKVAGVLDIDSPNVGRFSQIDEDGLTFFMEEVEKLLNSHANKV
- a CDS encoding ABC transporter ATP-binding protein — encoded protein: MNNSEDTISRSWLITQVKKHKSKLLFANIIAIFATLISVPIPLLMPLMVDEVLLDKPASGLEMMNHLLPSSLQTPTGYIALTLLLVIIMRTASQTLNILQGRQFTLVSKTITYQMRSKMIDKLGRISIRQYETRGSGGINAHLITDIETIDQFIGSTLSKFLISFLTVLGTAMVLLWLDWRLGLFILLVNPVVIYFSRKLGSKVKHLKKYENQSFERFQNRLVETLDGIYQLRAANKERIFLDELKAQANQVRVDADKYAWQSEAAGRLSFLLFLLGFELFRAVAMLMVLFSDLTIGQIFAVFGYLWFMLGPVQELLGIQFSWYSAKAALHRINELLMLEEEKRPISKVNPFNEHEEVTVDIENVTFSYTLENTVLNKLSLRIPAGKKVALVGASGGGKSTLIQLLIGVYQADSGCIRYNGETSDDISFDVIRNQIAVVLQQPILFNDTLRHNLTLGAEYDEMSLWRALEVAQMQDVIKQLNNGLDTPIGRNGVRLSGGQRQRLAIARMVLSNPKFVILDEATSALDTATESALHKALSEFLKDRTTLIVAHRLSAVKQADLIYVLEDGQVTQTGTHGELVEQQGLYQTLYGSVQSHA
- the proQ gene encoding RNA chaperone ProQ; translation: MENTEKLKNSKEVIAYIAECFPKCFTLEGEAKPLKIGIFQDLAERLNEDEKVSKTQLRAALRQYTSSWRYLHGVKAGAERVDLDGNACGTLEEEHVEHAKATLAESKAKVQARRKEQAQKAREEGKAKPKAKKAQQPRRQAPKAPKVEKPVETRALNADEFIAGKEVNVNMGKGNMAATIVEINKEDVRVQLANGLQMVVKAEHLRA
- a CDS encoding paraquat-inducible protein A, with the protein product MTSSTNNPSSDRPTTGHLLSKHLCDNSDVRLCQGCELPVDKVEISQGKSAYCPRCGTQLYRGGTPSLSGNLAIALTCLLLFIPSHFFDFISIRLIGVMIPATLPSGVFTLMSEGFPLLGLLILFCSSIAPLLVCCSVLVTHLSLRFRLFTPFRYALTIVQTLKHWMMLDVFLVSVAVSCFKLQDYSDIFVGPGLAGLLLLQLFSVLLVSRISVRRYWEAWTKESDYSFPDSKKVHCHNCHMSQPDGHVCVRCHHALYHRKPYSIYKTWSLLFAATIAIIPANIIPISILITNGQRLEDTIISGVASLVNSDMYGIAAIIFIASIVVPVAKILGLTYILICIQMKRAVYHRQRMTIYFIVKWVGKWSVMDLFVISIMMTLIDRGQILNFTPGYGAIAFGFVVVLTMLAAESLDPRLIWDNYTSKDESVNEQR